The region TACTGGCGCTACTGGGTCATGGTGTGCTTCTTTAAGTTATGATTTTAAGTTTAACACACTCCTCTAGATGCTGAGAAACTTATACATTCATTAGTGTTTTTAAAACGTTTTGTAAAATACCACAGAATCCATGTAATCTTTGCGTAAAATCggcttttctctctgtggagaCATGAGGTCTTCAACTGACAGCAATAAAACATGAAGGGTTTCATTCCAAAACACTGTAGTGtatattcataataatatagACATTAAAAACTGTAATATGAATCTTATCACTCAAAAATAATTCAATCAATACATTGTTAGTATACAATAGTTGAAGATATGGATGTAAAGTCttaggtttttatttaaaaaagaggtTATTCTTAATTATCTAAGATTAGGTATAtattttttagacattttatcCTGGAACAAAACTCTTCAAAACCCGTAAgagaacatgaaaataaaagcaagttTTGCCAAAGACTCAAAGAGTGAGAGTGATGGTGGAGGATGATGTGGATCTGTCTCACACCTCCCACTCCCGACACACTCTGTTCATTGTGTGGACGACCTCTGAGAAATCACACATCTCAGAGAAGAGAAGTTCTTCCTTAAAAAAAACCACGTTGAATCTCAGTAGTAACTGGTCGCAGCTGGATGATGAGCCGCGGTTCGTTTAGTGAACGACAAGATGCAGGGAAATTTATGTCACGATAAAAAGCCCCAAACACTGGAGCACATTCTGCTGCCGGGTCTCAAactctgcagaaataaaaactcGACTTCTCTCTTTTCAAAGCTTCGACAACATCAGTCGCTGGGACGCGTGAGTTGGGAGAGAACTGACTTTCCaacgaggaggggggggggggggttacacaATAGCTCCATTGACTCGGTTTGACCTCCCCCAGCCCAGCACTAGTTAACgttaaaaaaaagtcttcaaAAAAAATGCTGTTGATTATTAACTGGGATGCCAGTGTGCTCTCGCTGAGTGGAATTTGAGCCATGCATTGATTATCCCAATCGAGCAGAGAGACTTTTGGGATAGAGAGGAAAgccagtgggagagagagacggcaGCTAGAAGAGTCGGGAGCAATAACAAACGTTTGACAGGCGTTTATCTAACAACAGCGCAAGATTCACGCTCGGCTACACTcgggccccccccccctcaggtaGGATGCGAAGCTGTACACACGAGCATTCGTTGACAAGCTGAAGGTGAAGAAGTCAAGGAACCATGTTGACCGACAACCAGAGATTTTACTCAAATACTTATTCGATGAGAACAACAACGCCGGGTCGTCATCGGTCCCAAATCTTTTGCCTCTTTCGacaaaaagtcaaatatgaTCTAATATTCACTTGAATTCTGTTTCTCACTTTATCGTTTCCTCTTCCTCGGTTTCTTCTGTGGCAGTGAGATTATGTCCACACTGACAACGGTGACCCAGTTGTATCTTATATAAGTTTGTGTGCCATCAAaatgataatgaataataataatcctacGGTATAAAGACGATCTAGCGTTGCTTGAAACAACTGGTGGCGCTTATTGAACGCACTTAGTCTCTCACACGTACAGTTTGCCAATCAGAGTTAAAGGCCCCAACGAGCCTTAAGAAAGTAACTTGCTGAACTTGAATGAGTAGTTGGTGATTTGTGGAAATCGCAGCTCTGGTGACAAACAAAAAGGAATTCTTCACTTCTTTTCGGAATATTTAACAACAGCTCATATGAATTCTTGCACAGTGACTGAACTCCAAAACTAAAAAAGCTCATTGTGATAACCCAAGCTTCAGGGGCGGGGGGGAACATTCACTATCCTAACATGTCCTGAATaatgcatcattaaaaaaaataaaaaaaagaagaatcttCTGAGATTTGTGCAGTTTAAAATTCTGCAAGTACCTCATATCTCATCTGCCGTACCACAAAgaagctgcagccacagacacTAACAACCACATACATCAGTGCAGCACAATGCCTCTGTCTTCTGCATACAGGAAGCCTTTCTTTCTGGGAGCATATCTACTGGCCAGATGGGCTGCAGGGCCTTCTCTGGCCAAAACAAAATGGCTTTGAGTGTACTGAAGACCCCCATCAGGTCTGGGAGACAGTGACCAGAATACTAAACGGAATCCTGAGTGCACACCATGGCTCAATTTGTGAAAGGGTTCTATATGTTTTTTCCGTGTTTAGCTGAACTGGAGCAAATCATGACACGGGAGGGAAACGagggaaatattaaaaatgctCCACATGTAGAAAACATCCAcagacaagtaaaaaaaaaacgaaaaaaaaaaaaaaaacgaattgAGCATTTGTGAATCCAGTCACATATTGGATTCTGTGATGATCAGACTCTTCTTGTACCGTGTTGGGTCTCCACTAGTGTGAACTGTTTTGCTTCTCAAGTACTGGGTTATTTACAGAGGCCAAGTAAACTTCTTTTTGACACTCAACAGATTGCTGAGAGGAAGACAGTAATACAAATGATGCCACGAACACCAGATTAATTCCACACAGTGTCGAGGCACAATGTGCCACAACTGGTTGATTTGGTGACATTTGCCAAATATCCTCACCTGGTTTGGATCTTCAGAGGATTCAGCTCCATGTGCTCGTTCctagcatcacacacacacgcatccatcttccctttctctcactCATCTGTTACCTCAGTAGAACTTAATCTGACTCCTCTTGAGTTCATCGCATTACTTCTGTTCCCTCTCTTCAAGTATGTCCGCTCCAGGTGTCCGCTAGTCCCAGATACTCTGGATTCTCTGCAGTGGGGGTCACAAACCCGTTCACGTGCCTGGGCACTCCTCCCGCACCGTCCCCTGCCCCAGCTACAGCGTTGGCTTTGGCCACAAGGTCCAGATAGTACGGGTTGTCAAAGGCCGGAGAAGCTGAGACCCCGCTGCTTGCAGGGACCAAGTATCCTGGGTTTTCCACGCTGTGACCGGAGTTCAGGCCGTTGGGGAGGCGTCGCTCTACTCTGGAGCCTTTACGAGGCAGCGTGGTGGGACGCTCTGGGATTCCCGGTCTTAAATCCATAACCTCCTGGTTTACGTACTCTGGTCAGACAAGCGGAGAAACATCAGAATAGAAGATTCACAGATAGGATTTTCAGTTCAGGGACTATCATACAGAAGctaaacaattattttatagTAATCAGCCGCTCACCTGGCACAGTTTGATTATGATTGATTCCATGACCACGTCTGGGCAGCGAGTGATGAAACTGATTGGGATGATGAAAGCCGTTCGGCCCATCTGTCTCCAGCTCGTCTTGGCTCCCGCAGGGGTACGTGGGGTCTTTGCAGTAGCGTCCAGGGCTGGCTGGGAGCAGTGAGGGGTCATCAGGCCCCCCGTCGATGAAGACAGAGTCAGACTGGCCACTGGCAGAGGGTCTGCGAGCCAGCGTCGGGTACTGAGGAGTCCACATGCCGTTGGAGGTGCTGGCACCTAATGGTAGGATGGGGTACTGGCAGCGGCCGAGAGTGCTCAGGGAGGAGTACATGCTCCGAGAGGCGCCTGCGATGGACTGATCAACATCTAATCCCTGATCTCTGCTCTGCAAGTGAGAAAAAGACGGAAGATTCATGATGGATGAAAAACAGACACGGTAGTGGTGAGTCCTGattttttacactgcacatcTGTAATCGGGGAAAAGAAGCAATAACCATGTGTTGCGATGGAgtaaaacaaactgctgcaccATCCCTGTCATCCCCCACTTACCCTGTATGACTGGTGTCTGGATGGCCCGTTGGACTGAACCCCGTCTCCCGGAATCCTGGGGAAGAGGTTCGGCTGAGGCACGAGATACTCCTCAGCATCCAGCAGCTCCCTTATGTtgttcccttcctcctccatgagCGTCCGGAAGAACTGGCTGTCCACAGGGCTGGACATGCTCATCTGCTCATCGTTCTGCAAGACACAACACGGATGTAAAAACTGCGTATAAAAGAACGCAACACAGTGACAGAAGATTTCAACTGATATCAAGATACGCTGGACATGTAAATGACATcagaacaaacagacaaacacaggagtGAAACATTTGCAGCGTGAAACCAACGTACCTGAATGACGACGTAACGAGGAGGATCTCTGGCCATGACGCTGAAATCGTTCACCAGATTTTTGAACTTCGGTCTGCTCTCTGGATCAATCATCCAACCTGCCGTTCAAACACACCATCACAATGTCGTTAGAACTACAACTACTAGTGACCTGCTTCATAATGGACAATTTAATACATCAgagctattttttttattataccCAAACTATTTATCTTACAAAGTTCAACTAAAAGGTTCAGGAACATTAACTCCTCTGCTCAgaccaaacagaaaaacaagttaatgtaGTGTTTGCATATTTACCAGACCAGTAAAATATTGAATTGCTTAAAACCCTGAGACACAAACTGAATGTATGACGCTGCTGTGAGAACAACAACCACTGACATTTGACCATGATCATGTAGACGTCAATGGTGCAGATGGGCGGCTGGGGAAGTCGTTCTCCTCCCTCTAACACATCTGGGATGTCCCTCGCTGGGATCATGTCGTACGGTTTAGCACCATACGTCATCAGCTCCCAAACGGTCACTCCTGAGCAGGAAGAAGTCCAAAATAACACACCCACCAAAACGTTAGCTAACACTTAAAAAATGCATTATGAAAACTTGCAAAATAGGAATATTTAGTTGCATTGTTCTCCAAAGAAAGTAATCAAATCTGCAGCCGCACCAAACAACAACTCAAAAACTAAAGGAAATGCCTCGTAAGTGTTTTTCAACACTACATCACTGACCGTAGCTCCAGACGTCGCTCTGATGAGTGAACTTCCTGTGCAGAATAGACTCCAGAGCCATCCATTTAATCGGAACCTAAAAACAAAGATACACTAGTTCTTACAAAATCAGAATGCACCTCGGTGTTGATGCTCTTACAGCCACAGTCGTTATCTTACTTTCCCTCCGTCCGCGTGATACTCTGTCTCGTCTATGTCGAGCAGGCGGGCGAGGCCGAAGTCTGTGATCTTCACGTGGTTTGGGTTTTTCACCAGAACGTTGCGGGCGGCCAGATCTCTGTGGACCAGCCGGACCTCCTCCAGGTAGCTCAtgccctacacacacacgcacacagatcCATCACCCACAAATCCATGTGTCCACAAATATACAAACTGATACCACATcaaatttcaaaagaaaaataacaacatttagACACTTAAATAAACCTTCACTTGTACTATTATAAGCCCTAATATGAGTCTGTGCATCTAAACTaaagactgtatgtaaagatggacgacatgacggctcccttAAATGTGAAGCTAGAGCGTCTccattgccccctggtggctggcagcagtaaAGTTAgttaaatcccacctcctccttgttagcgagttggacatggaccaaactaaaaagtcaaaatacacgtcaaatactttttcttaaagattaaagttagttcttatcacaaCGATGTTTGTTAAAGTGTTCATGTTCCTggtacgttttttttttttgatgctataaaaatgtgtcgtccatctttacatacagtctaaaCCAACAGAGAGATATTGTGTTTCGTGCCGAGGTACCTTGGCGATCTGCACACACCAGTTGAGGAGGAACTGGGAGCCGATGTGGTCCTTGTTCTCCCTGACGTAGTCAAGAAGACAGCCGTACGGCATCAGCTGAGTGACCAGCTGCACGGTGGAGGTCAAACAGATTCCCAGCAGACGGCACACATAAGGGCTGGCCACCCCCGCCATCACGTAAGCCTCCTGGGAGAAGACAGACGATGGATGTTGAGGTGGTTGTGAACTGTATTTACGTGAACTGtcagtgtttacatgtgtatgtgGGTTATACCTACATCAAGGATTTCTTTATTGGCCTTTGGCGAGGTGTTCTCTCGTAATACTTTGATAGCCACTGGTATTTTCACGTTCTCCCCGTCAGGAGCCCACACTCCCTGAAACAGTTATCAAGACTTTAAACAAtctcataaaatataaaaaaaacactaaggCTGtatgtgtgcatcagtgagttTTGTGGATTCTGCAGAAGAACTGGATCCCAGACCTTGTAAACGGTACCAAAGGCCCCTGCACCCAGCACCCTGAGTTTCTTCAACTCCGTCTCCTTCAGGATACGCATCTGAGCCTGATTGGGTGACGCACCACTGGGTGTCAGAGGCTCTACCAGCTGTACACGTGGAGAAAGCAGACAACAGAttccttcatcacacacacttcagtaaTTCCCATGGAAGCTGATACACGtctaaaaacaataacacagctTAAATCATCAATATTGGTGAGCCATGCCCACCTCATGTTCTTGCAGGATCCTCCTCATGGTCTCCTTCCTCTTCAGCTTCTTCTGCCTCCTCAGGTAGAAAACCAGCAGAGCAAGCAAGATGAAGAAGAGCACCACCCCGCCCACTGCAGCCGCGATGGTTGTACCCGGCCTAAACAGAGAAACAGTTCAACACAGCTCCCATTCCTCTGAAGAAGCAGTGAGTAAATTCTGTAGAAAGTGGGTGGAGTGCTGGAGAACTAGAAATACTGcactgcagttgtatgcctccacaAACAGTCAACATAAGCTTTTCAAGACTCATGAGGCCACTGTGAACTTTGAGCACTAAAATCGAATCAAATAATCTGAGTCTaattgaacatttgtgccaaatttgaaaggattctcttcaGGCCTTCTTTAAACAACGTGTTGACGAGGCAATTAAGAGTTTTATGAGCTCACAGCAGCCTTGACCTCCAAAATCAGTTCAActtcaagtgaatgtttgaaccCAATTGGAAGAAATTTGACCAAAAACGTGTTTCATCACGTCACAGTGACCTTGGACTTTGAGCTTCAAACAGcaaattcaaatcaattcatGCCTGAGTTCAGGTGAACGTTTATAAAAAATTTGGCCttagcttgaactctttcctgtgtctgatcaatgctcgtgtgctgtgttcaacaataactcctCATGTAGAAATAGTTGTGCTCCCATAAGAGGAACTGTCTGGCGACGATTTAAAACTAGACAGATacctttttttcatatttacctttaaaggtccagtgtgtatgatttaggtgaaagggatctttagtgtagaataatcctcatgatgttttcactagttcgtttcatctaaattgtatgaattgtagttttctttaccccagaaaaggtcctttatatttaaatactttatatttacatcgaggggaccctctctgcggaggccgccatgtttttcacatcagTCCAGACTCGACacactaaacaccttttgagtttttatgacaaatgaagctgccacaggttctttttcatgtttgttcattATTTAATATctcaagataaatttccaccacggtgttcacaaggaaaacaaattttatttgttgtgGCACAGCGACCTTGACCGTTGTCAGTGATAGTGACACTCTCTTACCCTGTCCTGTTATCGACAGGGCAGCCTCTGTCGTCCATCACAGTGcagctgaaacagaaaaacatgaggTCAGTTTGTTCTCATTGTGCGTGCAGCGTGTTCTTATAGCTCTGCGTTGGAGGCGTGCGTCCACTCACGACAGCGAGCAGTTGGTGTTACAGGGAAGACAGTGTCCGGTCGCATTCCTGTACTTCCACAATGTTTGCTGGTCCTCCTTCACACCTCTGGGACAGTGCTCCACACAAGACTCCCCGTCCTGGGAGTTTTGACACTCTGTGCAATGATTTGCACCCTGAACACACGGAGAGAAATATTGTAATATATTGAGTCGAGCCAACAACCAGTGTTGTCAACACATTTGGATCGGACTTGACGTGTGGGGCTAACGTCTGACATGCAGCTGGTTGTTCAGATGAGGCCTCTGTCAGATCATATTTAGAAATGAAATCCACCATAATCACACTGTGACATATCTCACCGGTCCATGACAGGAGGCGGAGCCGTTCAGAGGTCGGCACTCTTTGTGACAGGCAACACACAAAGATCCGTCTTCGTATTCACGTGTGTCCCTGCAACGAGCACAAAGGGGATTTAACACTACAGTTATAGTCTATGTGCATCTGACACGAGGGACTATGTGTTTAGAAAGTTCTTAGGTTGAACAAACAAGaaatatttcatcatgtttAAGACTTTGTGTGTGGTTCATCACTGGAAACCTTTGACCTTCTTGTTTATGAACTTTAAATCTGTGACAACTTGTCCCAATATTTTCATCACAATTATTCGCTTCGTCAACGATGTACATTTGCTTAAGGGCACAATCTGAGATAAAAGCTTTCAGATTGATTTATCGTGACTACTTTAGCAAAACTGTCAACCGCACATAACTCAGTCACATCTTTGCTATCGGCAAATCCGTCGTTAGTTTGACGTTAGTTACCGGAGAACTTGTTTGCTGATTATGACCCAGCatactgaactccagagaacatTATCACctggctttttttatttatgtagtgCAGCCACacccacagaaacaaacacacatacacactttctTACCCCTGATAGATGTCACACTGCTCTAGACACTCTGTGCCACGTCGCAAAGCTttgcaggacacacactgactgggCCCCGGACCCCAACAGCCCCCCTCACACAGCGGGTGACAAATGTGTCCCTCTGcctctgaaaacacagagacagcagaACATGATGGATTTCTATTGGAACAATAAATGGGAGTGATTATTGTATCTGGCCAAAGAGGAATTACTGTATGTGGCGTTACGTACCGCAGACTTCTGCGTCCTGGTTGCGGCTGACGATGCGGTGGGGTCCCTGGGTGGGATGCAGGAGAGTCCCCCAGGGCAGTGAATTGGTGTAGCACAGCTTGGAATTGTTGTGCAACAGCACCAAACCTCCACTGACGCTGCGTAGTGAACGCAACCCAAGAGACTCGATGTGTAGATTTTGGATGGCGAGGGAAAACACCCCCCTAATGAATAGGAAAAGAAGCAGTGTTGGGTCATTTCAAGTCAAACATTATGAATCATTTCTGCAAGATgtttattaacattttcattgattttcaaagaataattaatggatcttgaagGAAAAACAATCAGGCCCATTTGGTTTAAATGAACCAAAATATATACAAGTTTAGTACAAGATCCTGGAAAAACTGCATTCATCATACTCTCCTGTCACATTTAGACAAACTATACGTGAGTGTTAAAAAGATCATACAAGACTGAATCTTGGACACAAGACATTTGAGAAAATCTGGAGACAGGATAAAGGAGCAGAGTGAAAAAAACACCTGGGTAAAAACTTCACAGTCATGAATCATGATTTTAAAACGACAAGACAAATACTTTAAAGACAGCAGAAACTTAACAAGACTGCTTTTATTACCAAATACCAGCTTATAAAATCAAACAGTTTCAGATCTTACACTTTAGACTACGACCTAGTTTTGAGCACGCTTGTTCTTCCTGGTTGATGTGGGCTGCGGGTTAAATCAACAGCGCTGGCTAATAATTAGCCTTTATGACATTGAAAGTGAACAAACTGGAACCAACCACACAACTCAGACACGGAGTCAGTGGATAAACATCAACACGGAAAGAACATTTTTCTACTCTTCCTTGACACAAACATTATCATGCAGGAAGCTACAATAACAATGAAACCCAATCCAGTCTTTTATGAGGAGTATATAATCGTATATATTTTTCTAATCGATGAAAGATGGGTGAGTATTATGACACACAGGTAAGGCGAGCAGTTTAAAAGTCTTACTTGTAGAGCATCCTGCCTCGGATCACCTTCAGGTTCTCAAACACGCTCAGGTCCGTCCACTCCTCAGGCCAAGCGTCTATGTACAAGTAACCTGCACAACAAAATCAGACAAAGATACTAAACACTGTAGTACACTGGGTATAACGGGCATCTATTTAGtgtttaaaatactttaaacactGTCCAGTACCTGTTATCTCCTCCAGTTGCTTGAAGGAGCTCAACTGCTGCAGAGTCAGACCTGACGTGTTGGTCGCAGGGTCCCTGGACAATGACCATATAAAACTTGAGTTAAACTtcaatttgatttgaatgttgtggttacattttcaaatgcttatattttatatacttTTTTGATGTCTTGACTCAGAATTCATCATCAACGACTAAAACCATGTCTACATGGAAGTAAACAGAGCCTGCACACATCCAAACTTTCTTTGTTACATCCCAGGAAAATACTTGAAGGTACATCATTTTACTCTTTACTGTCAAACTGTTGTTTCGTAATAATCTCATCTACGTTTGAGTTAAATCTCACTTAAATGAGATTGTCttaatgataagaagaagaaatccaGTCCAATCTTTGTGGgctaaaaatgtacaaaaagttTTATACTTGGCCGATGCATCTCTTACCTTGCAAAGCTCTGAGCGAAGAAGGCTAGACTGCCAAAAATCTTCTTGCACGTGTTGAAGTAATCCACATTAGACGATGTTACCATGGTAATGCTGCTGTTGTCCATGACGCCTTGGTTGTCCGTACCCAGGCCATAACATGCTGCAAATCAAACCAGGGTAGCACATTAATCATAAATCCAGATAATAACCTGAGCTGGGAACGTCCAAGATGACAGGACCAACATATACTTCCATATAAACCTGGATATTATCagcatagaatgaaatacaagcTGTGTTTCAGTTAGGAGGCCGCATTTGAAGACAGATTGCGTCACAGCGGTGCAACTAGACTGAACCAATTCAAAGGCTcagacaaatgtgtccttccactGCCAGCCCgacatatcccatgattcattgtgcttctgtgacaaactgtttttcgaAGAGGTAACGGCGGCACAAAGCGAGgcaagaatttatttttaaagttaattCTCAACTGAATAGCTAGCTAAGCTAGCTaacatgttttcaatagttttgATGAGCCAAAGAACAACGTCTGCAGAATAAACCGGGTCCGCCggaggatgcagcccctgaagtGAGACACAGCTACAGTAAAAACAAGTGTGACAAAGAGCATTTGAACCCAAGTCACAACAAGGTTATGCAGGAACAGGTTGGTTCACTTTGCACCATTGTCGTCAGCGCGCGATGCATCTGAACATCAGTACATGCAGCACAAATCATTATCATCGCCACTGAAGCACCAGGTCATGCACACAAAGAATCTATAACATTATCAGAGCCGCATAACGTGAAACAGTTTGTCTTCTGTTGGACTCCTGGATGAGCCGTACCTTTGGGACAGTCCCCTTCACACGTTTCACATTTCTGCGTCTCGTTTCCATCAGGGAGGGTGATGATAACTTCCTTGTTGGCTTTGGGACAAACCAAAGTACAGGCCACATCCATAGACAGATAATTATCTAGAGACAGGAGGGAAGCAGAACTttgattca is a window of Paralichthys olivaceus isolate ysfri-2021 chromosome 21, ASM2471397v2, whole genome shotgun sequence DNA encoding:
- the erbb2 gene encoding receptor tyrosine-protein kinase erbB-2 yields the protein MEAVRSLVFVGAVLLGATGALGREVCLGTDMKLTLPSSLENHYETLRLLYTGCQVVHGNLEITHLHGKPDLSFLQGIVEVQGYVLVAHVSVDLVPLDNLRIIRGSQKYNSSYALAVLDNTLNGQGLRTLRLRSLTEILLGGVYIWGNPQLCFPDPQNIIWRDTLEEQTHHVRQHQLQPRASKCPDCSSLCKNSCWGETPQDCQVLTRIDCASGCQRCKGPLPNDCCHMQCAAGCTGPKDSDCLACRHLNDSGVCKGNCPPPTIYDPITYQSKPNPDKKFNFGATCIKTCPYNYLSMDVACTLVCPKANKEVIITLPDGNETQKCETCEGDCPKACYGLGTDNQGVMDNSSITMVTSSNVDYFNTCKKIFGSLAFFAQSFARDPATNTSGLTLQQLSSFKQLEEITGYLYIDAWPEEWTDLSVFENLKVIRGRMLYKGVFSLAIQNLHIESLGLRSLRSVSGGLVLLHNNSKLCYTNSLPWGTLLHPTQGPHRIVSRNQDAEVCEAEGHICHPLCEGGCWGPGPSQCVSCKALRRGTECLEQCDIYQGDTREYEDGSLCVACHKECRPLNGSASCHGPGANHCTECQNSQDGESCVEHCPRGVKEDQQTLWKYRNATGHCLPCNTNCSLSCTVMDDRGCPVDNRTGPGTTIAAAVGGVVLFFILLALLVFYLRRQKKLKRKETMRRILQEHELVEPLTPSGASPNQAQMRILKETELKKLRVLGAGAFGTVYKGVWAPDGENVKIPVAIKVLRENTSPKANKEILDEAYVMAGVASPYVCRLLGICLTSTVQLVTQLMPYGCLLDYVRENKDHIGSQFLLNWCVQIAKGMSYLEEVRLVHRDLAARNVLVKNPNHVKITDFGLARLLDIDETEYHADGGKVPIKWMALESILHRKFTHQSDVWSYGVTVWELMTYGAKPYDMIPARDIPDVLEGGERLPQPPICTIDVYMIMVKCWMIDPESRPKFKNLVNDFSVMARDPPRYVVIQNDEQMSMSSPVDSQFFRTLMEEEGNNIRELLDAEEYLVPQPNLFPRIPGDGVQSNGPSRHQSYRSRDQGLDVDQSIAGASRSMYSSLSTLGRCQYPILPLGASTSNGMWTPQYPTLARRPSASGQSDSVFIDGGPDDPSLLPASPGRYCKDPTYPCGSQDELETDGPNGFHHPNQFHHSLPRRGHGINHNQTVPEYVNQEVMDLRPGIPERPTTLPRKGSRVERRLPNGLNSGHSVENPGYLVPASSGVSASPAFDNPYYLDLVAKANAVAGAGDGAGGVPRHVNGFVTPTAENPEYLGLADTWSGHT